From the genome of Pyramidobacter piscolens W5455, one region includes:
- a CDS encoding peptidoglycan DD-metalloendopeptidase family protein translates to MDRLDKKNNRRVFWSLMGSMILATAGAISLAVFKAEDLPAYKDFPLSAFFPSFEARAALAHGQMVQLERENTSGVISPLLPDSPEFEESGLMLDEVVPEEDPLGGGRLAILPAMNEDQSFDQPLPVHDPFMTLSLSELSNQKADDSNVIVRLLGEKDEMDEDIDERPWLEHTVGQGERMVDISRKYGILVATISKANNIRNPDRLSSGQVLLIPRTEDLLEDVLEEQKSRAEEKLASKQRADPVKYRKYTVKPGDSLWTIASANNLSIDSLYGTNILRTPDRLSPGIVLRIPNQDGLSVKIAKGQTLNALAKKYGVAERAIRMANGLSDKVELNAGQEVFIPGASQSIAVYRGSSSGGGMSRTAPPVAKAATGAAGRFSWPVVGKISSPFGWRRHPIRRARLFHAGIDIRAPRHTPIRASRGGQVIFSGWMNGYGRTVIIRHDSTYTTLYGHCQSLMIRKGQNVKKGTVIATVGSSGRATGPHVHFEVRRNDSPTNPMSYLR, encoded by the coding sequence TTGGACCGATTGGACAAAAAAAACAACCGCAGAGTTTTTTGGAGCCTGATGGGCTCGATGATTTTGGCGACAGCCGGCGCGATCTCTCTGGCAGTTTTCAAAGCCGAAGATTTGCCCGCCTATAAGGATTTTCCGCTTTCCGCTTTTTTCCCTTCTTTCGAAGCGCGTGCGGCGCTGGCTCATGGGCAAATGGTTCAGCTTGAGCGGGAAAATACCAGTGGCGTTATCTCGCCCCTGCTCCCGGATTCTCCTGAATTCGAGGAGAGCGGTTTGATGCTGGATGAGGTCGTTCCCGAGGAAGATCCTCTTGGCGGCGGGAGGTTGGCGATCCTTCCCGCGATGAATGAAGACCAGTCCTTTGATCAACCGTTGCCGGTGCATGACCCTTTTATGACGTTGTCTCTTTCGGAGTTGAGCAATCAGAAAGCCGACGACAGCAACGTCATTGTCCGGCTGCTGGGTGAGAAGGACGAGATGGACGAAGATATTGATGAGCGTCCTTGGCTGGAACACACTGTTGGTCAGGGCGAACGGATGGTCGATATCTCGCGGAAGTACGGAATTCTTGTCGCGACGATAAGCAAGGCGAATAACATCCGCAATCCTGACAGGCTTTCGTCGGGACAGGTTCTCTTGATTCCGCGCACGGAAGATTTGCTGGAAGACGTCTTGGAAGAACAAAAGAGCCGCGCCGAGGAAAAACTCGCTTCCAAACAGAGAGCGGATCCGGTAAAATACCGGAAGTATACGGTAAAACCGGGCGACTCTCTGTGGACCATTGCCAGCGCAAATAACCTCAGCATCGATTCTCTTTATGGAACCAACATCCTCCGCACGCCGGACCGGCTTTCTCCCGGCATCGTGCTGCGCATTCCCAATCAGGACGGATTGAGCGTCAAGATCGCCAAAGGGCAGACTTTAAACGCCCTTGCCAAGAAATACGGCGTCGCCGAGAGGGCGATCCGTATGGCGAACGGATTAAGCGATAAAGTGGAATTGAATGCCGGCCAAGAGGTATTTATCCCTGGCGCAAGCCAGTCTATTGCCGTATATCGGGGCAGTTCAAGCGGCGGCGGCATGTCGCGGACGGCTCCCCCCGTTGCCAAAGCCGCCACCGGGGCGGCGGGGCGTTTTTCCTGGCCGGTGGTGGGAAAAATCTCCAGTCCGTTCGGCTGGCGCCGGCATCCGATTCGGCGGGCCAGGCTTTTCCACGCCGGAATAGACATACGCGCGCCCCGGCATACTCCGATACGCGCCTCGCGAGGAGGCCAGGTTATTTTCTCCGGCTGGATGAACGGTTATGGAAGGACGGTCATTATTCGTCATGACAGCACGTATACGACTTTATACGGCCACTGCCAGTCGTTGATGATCCGCAAAGGGCAGAACGTGAAAAAAGGGACTGTGATCGCCACGGTGGGATCGAGTGGGCGCGCTACAGGGCCGCATGTTCATTTCGAAGTGCGCCGCAACGACAGCCCGACGAATCCGATGAGCTATCTGCGCTGA